The Sphingomonas aliaeris genome segment GCCGACGCTAAAGTTCGTCTGGGCACCGTTGCTCGATCGCTACGACATTCCCGGGTTCGGGCGGTTCTGGGGCAAGCGGCGCGGCTGGATCATGCTGGCGCAGCTCGGCATCTTCAGCGCGATGATCGCGATGGCGGCGACATCGGCCGATGCCAGCCTGCCAGTCACCGCATTGTTCGCCGTTCTGCTCGCCTTCTGGACGACAACGCTGGAAGTCGCGGCCGACGCCTGGCGTATCGAATTGTACCCCTCGCAGGATCAGCAGGGGCCGATCGTCGCCGCCAATCTGTGGGGCTATCGCAGTGCGATGGTCGCGGCGGGCAGCGGTGCGCTGATCATCGCGGATAGCGGAGGCTGGGCGCTGGCCTATCTGATGATCGCCGCCGCCGCATTCCTGCCCTTCCCGATCCTCGTCGCGATGCGGCCGGATGCCGATGGCGGGGGCGGGCGCGGCGTGGCGCTGGCGACCGGCCTGCTGACCAGCGTCGTCATTCTCGCGGCGGCCTGCGCGGTGACGGCGGCGATAGGCTGGGTCGTGCTGGGGCTGGCGGCACAGGCCGGGATCGACGCGAACAGCAACGTCACGCCGTGGGTCCTCGGCATCTGCATGCTGCCGTTCGTCGGGATGGCGCTCGCCTTGCCGCGGATCAGGCGCGCACCAAAGAATGCGCCGATCCGCACCTCCACCGTTCTCGGGCCCTATGTCGATTTCTTCTGGCGCTACGGCTTTGCCGCGATCCTGCTAATGGTTTTCGTGTCGCTGTACCGGATGGGTGACGTGCTCGCGCTCAACCTGTCGAAGCCGATGATCAAGGGGCTGGGCTATTCGCTGACCCAGATCGGCAGGGCGGACAGCTTCGTCGCGCTTGTGGCGAGCATGATCGGCGTCGGGCTGGGCGGGTATCTGGTCACGCGCTGGCGCATGGCGTGGACGCTCGTCGTCGGCGCGATCGTCGCGGCGATCGGCAATTTCGGGTTCGTGTGGCTGGCGCACCAGCGCGTCGACGAGGGCATTCTGTACATCGCGACCGCCTGCGACCAGTTCGGCAACGGGTTCGCCGGGGCAGTGTTCGTCGTCTACCTCTCGCTGCTGGTAAACCCGCGCTATCCCGGCGCACAATATGCCTTCCTGACCGGTTTCGCATTCCTGTTGCCGCGGCTGCTCGCGGGGGCCGGTGGCGCGATGGTCGCCGTGATCGGGTATGACGGCTTCTTCCTGCTGTCGGGCGTTTTGAGCCTCGCGGCGATCTTGTTCATCCCGGCATTATCGCGGATCGCGCCGCGCAAGGAGGATTGATGATCGAGCAATTGGCAGATGCGGCCTTCGGGCCGGCCGCGGACCATGTCGCAAGCGGGCGGATACCCGGGGCCGTGCTGGGCATCGTCACGGCGGACGGCGCGCGCGCGGTGCGCGTCGCGGGATCGGCGCAGGTCGTGCCCGCGGTCGAAGCCCTGACGCCCGATCACTGGTTCGACCTGGCATCCGTCAGCAAGGTGATCGCAACGACCAGTTTTGTGTTGCGGCTGGCGGAGGAAGGACGGATCGACCTTGATCGGCCGTTGACCGATGCGATACCGGATCTGCGTCAGTACGACGTCGCGAACGCCGCCGAGCGCCGGCTGACGTTCCGCGATTGCCTCGTCCACCGCACATTCCTGCCTGCGGTCGAACCGATTTACACCTATGGAGACGATCCCGCGCGGTTGCGGGCGTTCGTGCTGCAGCGCGAATGGAAGCACGGACCCCCGGTCTATTCGGACATCAACTTCATCCTGCTGGGCATCGCGGTGGAACGGCTGACGGGTGCCGGCCTGGACGCGCTACCGCTCGGCACCGGACTGAGCTGGGGGCCGCCGCCCGGACCCGCGGTGGCGACGGAATATTGCCACTGGCGCGGGCGCGTCCTGAAGGGCGAGGTCCATGACGAAAACTGTTCGGCGATGGGCGGACGCACCGGGCATGCCGGGCTGTTCGGAACGGTCGCAGGCGTCCTCGGCTTCGCGCAAGGGTTGCTGGACGGCACGGGCGCGAGCCCCGGCATGCTGTCCGCGATCCGTACGGCGGTCGAAGGACACCGCACCGCGGGGTGGGAAATCCGCCATCCGGGATGGTCGGGCGGGCAGGCTTGTTCGGCCGGCACGATCGGGCATACCGGATTCACGGGAACCGGACTGTGGGTGGATTTCGATCGCGGTGTCGCGTGGACCTTGCTTACCAATCGCGTCCATCCGACCCGGCATTTCGACAGCGGTATCTTCACGCTCAGGCCGGCGACGGGCGAAGCCTTGATCACCACGTTCGACGGAAGCTAGTTCGCCGCGGCGATCGCAAGCAGCGCCTTGTCAACGGCCGCCGTCGCCGAACTGTCGCCGGGCATGTCGTTGGCGAGCGCGGAGAAGGTCAGCGTCCGACCGCTCGCCGCGATCATGAAGCCGGACAAGGCGTTGGCCGCGTTCAGCGTTCCCGTCTTGGCGAACAGCTTGCCTTGCAACGGCGTGTCGCGGAAACGGCGGCCGATCGTTCCATCCATGCCGCCGACCGGCAGCGTGTCCTTCCAGGCCGCCCCCCAGTTCTGGGATTGGATCCAGCGCAGGAACCGCACGGCGGCGCGCGGGGTCAGGCGGTTGTAGGTGGACATCCCGCCACCATCGGCGAAATCATAGGCCCAGCGATCGACGCCGGCTTTGTCCAGCATATCGCGAACGGCGGCGCGGCCATCGGCGACGGATCCCGATCCTTTTACGGCAGACACACGACGTAGCAGGAGCTCGGCATGCAAATTCTGGCTGACCTTGTTGGTCAGGCGCAGGTCGGCGGAGAGCGGCGGCGGGGCGAGCCGGGCGAGTACGGGTTCGTCCGGCGCGCGTGGTGCCGGCGCGCTTCCGCGGATCGCCGGGTCGTCGGATGGGTCGAGAGGACGGTGTTGAACCGTGACCTTCCCGGTGACCCGCACCCCTAACTGCCGAAGTAGTCGCGACAATTGCCAGGCCGCACGGTGGGCCGGATCGTCCAACGCTAGCGTCAGAGTCTCGGGCGGGGCGTTCTCGGCAATCGTCCCCGTGACACGGACCACGGTGTCGTTTGGAGAACGGGTGTAGCCGAGCGAGGACTTTGTCCCCGCGGTGATCGCCCAGTTCTCGACCGTGTAGTAACCGTCGCTCGCAATTGTCGGGGCCTTGCCGGGGCCACCGGGCGAAACGGTGATCGTTGCGACATTGTCGTCGATCGTCAGCGCCGACACCGCTGTGCCGTAGCGGCTGGGAATGTTGTTCCAGCTCATGCCCTGCGGCCAGCGTTCGTCGGGGAAGGCGCTGTCGTCGCCAATGACGTCCCGCACGACGCGCGTCCGTACGGCGACCGCTTTTGCAAGGTCGATCAGGCAATCGCTCGCGCACGTTTCGGCAGCGGACAGGCGTGCGTCGCCATGACCTTCCAGGACGACGTCCTCCCCTTGCAGGCGGACGGTCGCTCCGCCGCCGCCGTCGGTCGCGTCGGGCTGGAGCGATGCGAAAGCCGCAGCGGTGGTGAACATCTTAGTGTTCGATGCGGGAATGAACCGTTCGTCCGGGCGCACCGCGACGATCTCGCGACCTTGATCGTCGGTGACGACCAGTCCGATCCGCGTCCCCGGTCCTGCCTCAGCGAGTGTCGCTGCGACGCCGGGCGCGGTCAGCGGCGTTTCGACCGCCGGGTCGGCGGCCGCAAGCAGAAGGAAGAGCATCATCACGGTGCTTCGATAACCTCTCGCAACAGGGCCAGGAATTCGAGCGCGAGCGCGCTGGGCGGTCGATCCAGCAGATGCATAGCGTGCACGTCGAACGTCAGCGGTGGCTTCAGCGAGCGCATCGCCAACCCCGGCGCCATCGATGCCTCCGCAGTGAAATTATCGACGATCGTCACGCCCACACCGGCCCGTACCAGAGCGGCGGCGATGTAGAAGGTGCGCGCGGAGGCGACTTCGTCCAGATCGAGCGCGAGGCGATCGAGTTCCGTACTGAACAATTGCCCGATCGGCCCGCTGGCGGCTAGCGTGATGAACGAATGCCCGGCCAGGCGCGTCAGTTCGACGCGCGACGGCGCATCGGGCATGTCCTGTTCGCGATAGAAGACGACCAGTTCCCCTTCGCCCAGCCAGACCTGACCGAGCGGAGCGCCGCGCGGTACTTCCGCCGCGATCGCAATGTCGGTTTCGCGCTCGTAAAGTTTGCGGAGGAGGTCGTTGTGGTGGACGGTGTGAAGATCGAAGCGAACTTCGGGGTGAAGCTGGAGGAAGCGGGAGACGGCGGTGGGGAGGGCGCCGAGCGCGAGGCTGGGCAGGGCGGAGATGCGCAGCGTGGTGCCCGCCCCGGTGCGCAGGTTGCGCCCCGCCTCGCGCAGGGCGCGGACACGTTCTTGAATATCGGCGACATTTCCGAACAGCGCGTGCGCATCCTCGGTCGGGACGAGCCGGCTGTTGGTCCGCTGGAACAGTTCGAAGCCCAGCAAGGTCTCCGCATGACGCAGCGTCTTGGACACCGAAGGCTGCGAAATGTTCAGCGCGCGCGCCGCCGCGCTGACCGAGCCGTTTACGTAAACCGCGTGAAAAATCTCGATATGGCGAAGATTCACGACGCCGGGCACCCCGCCGGTTTCGGGCGAAGCAGCACGCGACCGGCCGCGGCACCGGTCGTCACTCCGTTCGACAGAGCCAGTTTGCCGTTGACGAACAAGGCCCTGACCCCGACGCTGGGCACGCGCGGACGGATATAGTCCGCACGCGGGGCATAGCGGACCGGATCGAACACGACGACATCCGCGAAATAGCCCGGCCGCAGATAGCCGCGACGATCGAGCCGGTACATATCGGCGGTCAGCCCGGTCGAATGGCGGACGAAATTGCGGAGCGTGATGACCTTCCGCTCGCGCACATAGGCCTGATATTTGCGCGGGAAGGTGGCGTATTGGCGGGGATGACCGTCGGATCCGTCCGAACTGGTCACGACCCACGGCTGCTTCATGATCAGATCGACGTCGCGGTCGGCCATGTTGAAGCTGGCGACGCCGACCCCGGCCGGGCCGGTGCCGGCGGGATTGGCGACGCGCAGGATGCGGATCGCGGCATCGACCGGGCTGAGGCGCCAGGCCGTCGCCATCTGGCCCAGCGTCTTGCCGGTCCAGGGCTGACCCGCGCTGGTCAGCAGGATCGATTCCGGGCCGCCCCGGCGCCGGAGATTCTCGACCATCTCGATCTTGATGCGCCGGAGCGTGGCGGGATCATCGAAGCGCGCGATCATCTTCTTATAGCCGCCATCGCTCGCCCCGCGCGGCAGCAACGAGGCATCGACACTGGAGCCGGAGGCGAGCCAGGGATATTGATCGGCGGTGACGTTCTGCCCGGCGGCCCGCGCCGCCTCGATCGTCGCGATCAGTTCGGGTGCCTCGCCCTGTACGTCCACGCCCAGCGCCTTGAGGTGCGCGAAATGGACCGGCATCTTCGCCTCGCGCCCGATCTGGATCGCTTCCTTGGTCGAGCCGATCAGGCCGATCGTATAGCTGGATTCGTCGCGCTGGTGCGTATCGTAGATGCCGCCGCGGCTGCCCGCCTCGCGCGCGACGGCGACGACCTCGTCGGTCTTGGCGAAACTTTGCGGCGCGTAGAACAGGCCGGTCGAAAGACCGTAGGCGCCCTCGCACATACCCTTTGCGGCCAACGCGCGTTCCCGCGCCAGTTCGGCGGGGTTCGGCGCGCGATCGTCTTGTCCCAGCACGCGCGCGCGGATCGCGCCGAAGCCGACGAACGGCACGAGATTGGTGCCAACGCCCGATGCGGCCAGCGCCCTGGCATCGTCCGCGATATCGGGCGTGCCATAGCCATCGACGCCGGTGACGATCGTCGACACGCCCTGTGCGAGCCACGGCAGGTTGAGCCGCTGCTTTGCATCCTTCGAGCGGATATAGGTGTCGGGATGCGTGTGCGCGTCGATGAAGCCGGGGGCGACGATCTGCCCCCTGGCATCGATCACGCGGCCGGCCGGTGTCCGTCGCGCCGGGCCGACATAGACGACCCGGTCGCCCTTGATCTCGACATCGCCGACGATCGGTGCGGCGTCCTCGCCCGAATAGATCGTTCCGCCGCGGATCACGACATCGACCGGCGCCGCCGACAGCGCCGGGCCGGTGACGGTGACGAGCAAAGCAGACAGGAGGAGGCGGTTCATCGGCGGTTCCCGTTGATCGGAGTCTGTGGCCGGAGCGTGGTCCGTCTGGCGACATGCGCATCGACCGCGGCACGACTGAATATCATCGGTTGCAGCGCGCCCGCGATCCACGGCGCATATTGATCGCGATAGTGCGGCGAGCGCGGATCGTTCGACTGGCCGGGCAGGTTGATCATCAGCGAATTGTCCCAAGCCCCCACGTCGATGACCTGGATATAGCTGGCCCCGCCACTGGCGCGCCAGCCGGGACCGTTGCCGAGCCAGCGGGCCATGACGGTGTAGGAATCGCCGCCGCTGCCCGCGCCCTCGATCGCGGGGAAGGCGGCGGCGATCGCCGGGACGCGGGCCAGCGGGTGCGTGATGCGAACCTGATGCAGCGTGCCCCACCGCCACGCGGCAGTATCCGCGCCGAGCAGCCCACGCGCCGACGCCCAGGCGGAGGCCAAGGCCGCATCGAACATCGCGTCGCGCGCGGCGACCGGATCGGTCCCGAGCCGCGCGTCGGGCCGGGCCAGCAGGCCCAGCAGCACCGAGGGCGCTATCTCCGTAACGAGCGTCCGGGCGCGCTCCGGCACGATCGCCGCGAGCATGCGCTTGCCGAGATCGCGCCACAGGATCTCGAACAGCGCGGCCGGGGCGCTGGCGGCGTCGATATGGCCGTCCCAGCGGCGGAGCATATCGGCGGCATCGGACCGGCGCGCGGGGAGCAGGGCGATCAGCTGTCGCGCGGGGGTGGAGAGCGTATCGTGTTGCAGCTTCACGCTGTCTTCCAGACCGTGCTTGGTCTGCGTGGACAGCACGTCCGCGATCCGTTCGTAGCGATAGGGGTCGCGGAACGAGAAAGCGGGAATGCGGTCGCGCGGCCAATCCGGCGGCAGATTGTCCTGATTGGCGGAGGCGAACCAGCCCTTTCTCGGATTATACTCGCTCGGCAGCGAGGCGAAGTTGCGCATTCCGGTCCAGTCGAAGCGGCCATCGCCCGGCACCGGCAAAAGCCCCTCGCCCTGCTTGCGCACGGGGGCGAAGCCGATCACCTGCCAGCCGGTATTGCCGTCCACATCGGCGTAATGGAAGTTGGTGGGGGAGGGGTGCAGGCGGAACGCCTCGCGCAACGAAGTCCAGTCGGTCGCCAGATTGATCGCGATCATCGCGAACGACCCGGCACCACCCGGCTGCATCGCGACCGAGCCAATCGCGGTGGCACGATGCTTTTTCGGATCGTGCGAGATGACCGGGCCTTGCACCGAATAGCGCAACGTGACGGGATACGGCTTGCCGTCCTTGACCGGAATCGCGACGTCGAAGCGCTGGAAACGTTTCCAGCCGCCGGCATGACGATAGCGTTCGGCATCCTGGGGATGCAGTTCGAGGACGAACAGATCCTCCTGGTCGATATGGAAGTTGGTCCGCCCGAACGCGAAGCGATCGGTATGGCCCTGCATGATGCCGGGCAGACCGGGCGCACCGCCGCCGATCACGTCCAGCCCCGGCGCGGTCAGATGCGCGACGTGACGCGGGCCGAACCCGCCGATGCCGAGATGCGGATCGTTGGCGAGGATCGGGCGACCCGTGGCACTGCGCGAAGGCGCGATCGTCCAGGCGTTGCTGCCGGCATTCGCACGCTCCGTCAGCGCGTCGTTCTGGCTCGACGTCGGCGTTTCGGGGCCGAACGGCAGCGCGCCCAGACGCATCACGCCCAGATCGGCCTCGGATACGGCGGCGGTATCGAGGCCGGCGGGCACGGTCATCTTCCATGCCGGGCGCAACGGGGCGACCACCGCATCCAGATCGAGCAGCCCGAGCGCGGCGAGCTGCGCGCGGCGCACCTCGTCATCGGCATTGCCGATCGAGGCGCCGCGGGCGAGCACCAGTTCGCGCACGTCCCACTTCATCGGCTTCACGCCCAAAATGGTATATTCCAGCGGCAGGAGCGCAGGATCGGCAAGCACTTCGTCGATCCGGGCGTTGACGCCCGCGACATAGGCGCGCGCGCAGGCCAGCACGTTGGCCGGGACACGCTGCAATTCGGCGTCGATATCGCCGCGATAGTGGAACAGGCGGGCGACCGCGTCATAGCGCGCGAAATCGGCGCCATAGACTTCGGCCATCCGGCCCAGTTCGCGGCGATGCCCGAAATCGATCTGGAACAGCCGGTCGCGCGCCACGACATAGCCCTGCCCGAAGAACGCATCCGGGATCGACTGCGCGCGGATGTGGGGAACGCCGTGGACGTCGTCCACGATCTCGATCGGGCCGTCGTGCGCGACCGAGGTTGATCCGGGCCGATCGACCCCCTTCCGATCGGCTTGCGCGATCAGCGTCGGGGCGAGGGCGAGCGTCGCAACCGACCCGCAAAGGAACAATCGGCGGTCGATCATGGGCACCTTTCTCGTTGTGGACCCCCCACCGAAGGTACCGCGGCTTTCCGAGGTGCGCGGTATGGCAAGCACTGTGCGGACCATAGGCCATGTTTATGGCCGCGAGCCATAGGCCACGGTTATGGCTCCATGAAGAGATTTCAATATATCAGTGGGTTGACGCAGAATGCTGCGAAAGCGCACCTTCTCCCATCCGACACGGCCGGCGCACACTTCCAGGGAGGATGCGACCGATCGGCGGATCCGCAGGCGAAACGACGGCACCGGCGGCACTGAATCGCGACGCGCAGCGACATTTGGGGGCGAAATGAAGAATTCCGTATTATTCGAGCGACATCACCAACCTGACCACCGCGTCCAGCTGGGCTGCGCTTGCTGTCGCCCTGGGCCTCGCATCGCCGGCACTGGCGCAGACGGCACCGGCCCAGACCGATGCCGTCCAAGCGGGAACGCAGACCGAAACCGCTGCGGTCAAGACCGACCCGCCGGCGCAGGAGGGGGGCGAAGACGGTATCCTCGTCACCGGTTCTCGCGTCGCGCGCAACGGCTTCCAGGCGCCGACCCCGGTGACCGTGCTGACGCAGGAAGAGATCCTCAACCAGTCGCCGACCAACAATATCGCCGATTTCGTCAATCAGCAGCCGGCGCTGGCCGGATCGACCCGCCCGGCCAATTCGCGCCTGAACCTGTCGAGCGGCCAGGCCGGCATCAACGCACTGAACCTGCGCAACCTGGGCGAGACGCGCACGCTGGTGCTGCTCGACGGGCGGCGGTCGGTCGGATCGACGATCACCGGGCTGGTCGACGTCAACACGATCCCGCAGTCGCTGGTGAAGAGCGTCGAGGTCGTCACGGGCGGCGCCTCCGCCGCCTACGGCTCGGACGCGGTCGCCGGCGTGGTCAATTTCGTGCTCGACAAGAAGTATAAGGGCATCAAGGCGACGATCGACAGCGGCGTGACCGACAAGGGCGATGGCGGAAACTATTCCGCCAGCATCGCCGGCGGTTTCGCGTTCGGCGGCGACGATCGCGGGCACGTCCTGCTATCCGCCGAGATCGCGCATCGCGACGGCATCTTCCAGGTCGATCGCGACTGGAATGCGACCGGGTTCGTCCGGATCACCAACCCCGCCTACAATGCGACGACGAACTTCACGGTGCCGCAATTCCTGATCCGCAAACAGGTCGGCGCGGCGAATTCGACACCGGGCGGATTGATCACCGGATCGGCCGGCGGCACGGCGAACCGGCTGCGCGGCATCTATTTCGGACAGAACGGCGCGCAGCAGCAATATCAGTACGGCGCGCTGACCTTCCCCGCGGTGAACGGTACCGCTGCCCCAACGCTGACGCAGGGCGGGGACTGGCAGGTAAACGATTCCGGCCGCCGTATCGGGCTCGACCCGCGCGACGATCGGCATGGTGTGTTCGGGCGCGTCAGCTACGAGCTGGCGGACAATGTCGAGCTGTTCGCCGAGGGTGCGTACAACAAGCAGAAAGTGTTCTTCAACGCCGGCCCGAACCTGTCGACCGGCATTGCCCTGACGGCGACCGGGTGCGACACCGCCGCGACGGCTGCCGCCGCGCCGCTGACTTGCAACGCATTCCTCTACAATGCGCTCGGGCCGACGCAGCTTGCCGGCATCACCAGCGTGACGCTGGCGACGACCGCCGCCGACCTGCCGTTCCGCGGCGTGGACAACAAGCGCGAGGTGCAGCGTTATGCCGCCGGGCTGGAAGGCACGGGCGACATGTTCGGCAAGAACGCGACCTGGAACGTCTATGGCCAATACAGCCGGGCCAAGCTGCGCGAACAGTTGCGCAACGTGATGAACATCGCGCGGATGAACAACGCCACCGCGGCGGCGTTCGCCCCGGCCGGCAATAGCGGGGGCTATGCCGCCGGGTCGATCCAGTGCCTGATCAACGTGGATGCGAGCACGACCAACAACGATCCAGCCTGCGTCGCGCTCAACCGCCTGGGTGTCGGCGTCGCCAATCCGGCGGCGATCGCCTATGTGCTCGGCGATCCGTATCGCGACGAACTGGTCGAGCAGTACAATGCCGCGGCCAACCTTTCGGTCACGCCATTCTCGACCTGGGCCGGCGATGTCAGCATCGCGGTGGGTGCCGAATATCGCAAGGAGAAGATCAGCGGGTTCGTGCCGGATCAGTTCCAGCCGCTGACGACGCTGGACGCGAACAACCGCCCGACGACGACCAATCGCTGGTCGGTGGGCAACTACCTGCCGACCAACGGCAGCTACAACGTCAAGGAAGCGTATCTCGAAACGGTCGTGCCGCTCGGCTTCGGGCTGGAATTCAACGGGGCCGTGCGTGCGACGGACTATTCGACCGCGGGCTATGTCACGACGTGGAAAGCCGGCGCGACGTGGCAACCGATCGAGGACATCCGCTTCCGCGTGACGCGATCGCGCGACATCCGGGCGCCGAACCTCAACGAATTGTTCGCCGCCGGGTCTGCGAACAGCGATTCGGTGCGCAATCCGGCCTTCACCAACGACGGGGTGAACGGGCCGGCGACGTTCGGCTATTCGGCGGTGGTGACGGGCAACCTCAATCTCAAGCCCGAAAAGTCCGACAGCTGGAACATCGGGGCGGTTCTGTCGCCGCGGTTCCTGCGCGGCTTCAACCTGTCGGTCGATTACTTCCGGATCGACCTGAAGGACGCGATCAGCACGTTCGGGGCGCAGGACATCATCAACCTGTGCTTCCAGGGGCAGCAGCAATTCTGCGACGCCTATACGACGGATCCGGCGCGCTCGACGCCGGGCCAGCCGTACCTGCAGTTTCGCAGCCAGCCGTTCAATGCCGCGAGCCAACTGGTGCGCGGGATCGACATCGACGGGTCGTACCGGCTGCCGCTGGACCGTATCTTCGACAATGCGGAGGGCGCGTTCACGCTGCGCGGCGTGGCGACGCGGTACATCGACAACCTGTTCAACAGCGGCGTGCCAAGCACGGTGGTGCTGAATTCGGTGGGCGTGAATGGCGGGCAGGCGACAACGCCGAAGTGGATCTACCGCGTCAGCGCCGGGTATGACACGCCGAGCTTCTCGATCACCGCGGTCGGGCGCGGGGTGAGTGCGGGCAAGTATGTCGCCAACGGCATCGAGTGCCAGACCAGCTGCCCCGCCTCGACGACGCAGTTCCCGACCTATGACAACAACCGCGTGTCGGGGGTGTTCTACGCCGATCTCAACCTGACCGCGAAGGTGACGATGGGCGGGACGGACGGGCAGGTGTTCCTGAACGTCACCAACCTGTTCGATCGCTGGCCGCTGCTGCTGCCGGAAACGGGGCTGGCGGCGAACAGCACCTATTCGGATCTGCTGGGCCGCGCCTTCCGGGTCGGCGTGCGGTTCGAGATGAAGTGAGGGACAGGGCCGGCGCGCGGGTGCGCCGGCCCTGCCGCGTGGCGGATCAGACGACGTCGAGATCGGTGACGAATTCGTAGCGGTCGCCGCGATAGACCGATCGGGTGAATTCGACGAAGCGGCCGTCGGGCGTGCGCGTGCGGCGTTCGATGCGCAGCACTTCGGAATTCTGCTGGACGCTGAGGATGCCCGCCTCGGTCGGCGTGGCGAGCGAGGCGCGGACGCGCTGGGTGCCGGAGGTCGGGCGGTTCCCGTGCCGCTCCAACGCCTGATACAGCGAATCGCCGAGGCTTTCGAGATCGGGCATGAACTCCGCCGGGATGACGGCATGTTCGATCGCCAGCGGCTCGCCACCCGCCAGCCGGACGCGGCCGAGCCGGGCGACGCGCGCGGTGGGCGGCAGGCCGAGTGCGGCCGCCTCCTCCTCGGTCGGCAGCGCATAGGATTTGTAGATCCACACCACGCCCGGATCCTCGCCGCGCGACCGGGTATCGTCGCTGAAGCTGCTGAGCTTCGCGCCCGGCGCCTCGATCCGGCGCGCGACGAAGGTGCCCGATCCCTGTTTGCGGACCAGCACGCCTTCGTCGATCAACTGCTTGATTCCCTTGCGCACGGTGACGCGCGACAGGCCCGCCATCTCGCTCAGGTCGCGTTCGGACGGCAGCGCGCCGCCGGGATGGATTCCGCCGCCACTGATATGGTCGCGCAGGCTGCGCGCCAGTTGCAGGTACAGCGGCGTCCCTTCGCCGCTGCGCGTCAAGGCGATGTCGCGCAACGCGCTCACGGCTGCGCGTCCAGTTGCCGGATCGCGCTGCGCAGGTTGCCGCCGTGGGATTCGAGCAGAGAATGCGCTGCATCTACGGGCAGGCCCATCGCCACGATCACGGCGGTACGAATATCGTTTTCCGCCGCATCCAGTGCCCGTGCCGCCATGTCCCCATCCACCCCGGCAAGATCCTGAACCATGCGCAGACCACGGTGCAACAGCTTGGCGTTGGAGATGCGCATCGCCACCATCCGGCCGCGATGGACTAGGCCCAGCCGCACCATGATCGCGGTCGACAGCATGTTGAGTACCGCCTTTTGCGCGGTGCCGGCCTTCATCCGGGTGGAACCGGCAAGCACTTCGCTGCCCGTCACCGCGACGATCGCATGGTCGGCGGCGTCGGCCAGGATGGTCGCGGGATTGTTGACGATGGCGATGGTCAGCGCGCCGGCAGCGCGCGCGCGTTCGATCGCGGCGACGGTATAGGGCGTGCGCCCGCTCGCCGCGACGCCGATCACCACGTCGGCCGCAGTGATGACGCATCCGTCGACATCCGCCCGCGCGGCGTCGACATCGTCCTCCGCACCTTCATACGCCACGGTCAGCGCGCCGATGCCACCCGCCATCAGGAAGACGAGCCTTTCCATCGGCCAGCCGAAAGTCGGATGCAGTTCGGTGCCGTCCTGCACCGCGAGCCGCCCCGACGTACCCGCGCCGACGAAGATCAACCGGCCGCTCCGGCCGAGCCGCCCGGCAGCCGCTTCGGCGGCCTGCGCGATCGCAGGCGTCTGCGACTGGATCGCGGCGATGGCGGCCATCTGGCCCTCCAGCATCGCCTCGACCGCGAGCTGGGTCGGCCAGAGGTCGAGATCGAGATAGCGGGGGTCGAGCGTTTCGGTGTTCATGATATCCTGTGTCCCCGGAATTCGAGACGTCGCGGGCCGCGCCGTTTGCTAGGGTGCCGCAGGGGTCGATTGCGCGGCAGCAGTGCCCGGAATCTGCGCGAGCGCGGCGGCCAATACGGTCATGGCCACGGTTTGCCGGTATGACTTCACCATTTGCGTATCCCTCACTTTTTGCGTCCCCGAACGGCTGGTCTGTCCGTCGTTCCGGGCTGAGGCGTATCGCCCGACGGTGCGGCAGGACTCGATGTTCGTGCCGACTATGAATAGCTGTCATAAACACGTCAACGGGTGGTAGCAGTATTGGTATT includes the following:
- a CDS encoding N-acyl-D-amino-acid deacylase family protein — encoded protein: MNRLLLSALLVTVTGPALSAAPVDVVIRGGTIYSGEDAAPIVGDVEIKGDRVVYVGPARRTPAGRVIDARGQIVAPGFIDAHTHPDTYIRSKDAKQRLNLPWLAQGVSTIVTGVDGYGTPDIADDARALAASGVGTNLVPFVGFGAIRARVLGQDDRAPNPAELARERALAAKGMCEGAYGLSTGLFYAPQSFAKTDEVVAVAREAGSRGGIYDTHQRDESSYTIGLIGSTKEAIQIGREAKMPVHFAHLKALGVDVQGEAPELIATIEAARAAGQNVTADQYPWLASGSSVDASLLPRGASDGGYKKMIARFDDPATLRRIKIEMVENLRRRGGPESILLTSAGQPWTGKTLGQMATAWRLSPVDAAIRILRVANPAGTGPAGVGVASFNMADRDVDLIMKQPWVVTSSDGSDGHPRQYATFPRKYQAYVRERKVITLRNFVRHSTGLTADMYRLDRRGYLRPGYFADVVVFDPVRYAPRADYIRPRVPSVGVRALFVNGKLALSNGVTTGAAAGRVLLRPKPAGCPAS
- a CDS encoding penicillin acylase family protein, which produces MIDRRLFLCGSVATLALAPTLIAQADRKGVDRPGSTSVAHDGPIEIVDDVHGVPHIRAQSIPDAFFGQGYVVARDRLFQIDFGHRRELGRMAEVYGADFARYDAVARLFHYRGDIDAELQRVPANVLACARAYVAGVNARIDEVLADPALLPLEYTILGVKPMKWDVRELVLARGASIGNADDEVRRAQLAALGLLDLDAVVAPLRPAWKMTVPAGLDTAAVSEADLGVMRLGALPFGPETPTSSQNDALTERANAGSNAWTIAPSRSATGRPILANDPHLGIGGFGPRHVAHLTAPGLDVIGGGAPGLPGIMQGHTDRFAFGRTNFHIDQEDLFVLELHPQDAERYRHAGGWKRFQRFDVAIPVKDGKPYPVTLRYSVQGPVISHDPKKHRATAIGSVAMQPGGAGSFAMIAINLATDWTSLREAFRLHPSPTNFHYADVDGNTGWQVIGFAPVRKQGEGLLPVPGDGRFDWTGMRNFASLPSEYNPRKGWFASANQDNLPPDWPRDRIPAFSFRDPYRYERIADVLSTQTKHGLEDSVKLQHDTLSTPARQLIALLPARRSDAADMLRRWDGHIDAASAPAALFEILWRDLGKRMLAAIVPERARTLVTEIAPSVLLGLLARPDARLGTDPVAARDAMFDAALASAWASARGLLGADTAAWRWGTLHQVRITHPLARVPAIAAAFPAIEGAGSGGDSYTVMARWLGNGPGWRASGGASYIQVIDVGAWDNSLMINLPGQSNDPRSPHYRDQYAPWIAGALQPMIFSRAAVDAHVARRTTLRPQTPINGNRR